Proteins encoded by one window of Porphyrobacter sp. YT40:
- the ccoS gene encoding cbb3-type cytochrome oxidase assembly protein CcoS: MTGLAILIPIALGMGLLGLAAFFWSMKDGQYDDMDGAAHRILIDEDAPE, from the coding sequence ATGACCGGTCTTGCCATCCTCATCCCCATCGCGCTCGGCATGGGCCTGCTCGGCCTCGCCGCGTTCTTCTGGTCGATGAAGGACGGACAGTATGACGACATGGACGGCGCGGCGCACCGCATTCTGATCGACGAGGATGCGCCGGAATGA
- the hemN gene encoding oxygen-independent coproporphyrinogen III oxidase, whose product MWTYHPQLLAKPVPRYTSYPTAADFGPLADGTIEQAIAGAAGDISLYLHIPFCEQICFYCGCNTGKSGKRARVEAYLAALHQELATVASLLPAGVRVRRIAFGGGSPNAIETGDFLALVEALHAHFPLHAPEWSIELDPRSLTAEWSRVLGSLGVTRASMGVQTFAPHCQKAIGREQPTAMICRSVDWLRSNGVTSLNFDLMYGLPHQTMIDLADSLDLTATLGADRVAVFGYAHVPHLVPRQTMIPDTALPGAEARFAMAAEAHARLTARGYDAIGFDHFALPHDPMARATREGRLRRNFQGFTDDPAEVLIGMGASAISGFPGLLAQNEKHTGRYRQLSAEGRLSANHGIARSPDDLARGAVIEALLCHGEACLTPALLAEAEDRLAPFIAAGLAALDGERLTIRPGGLPYARGIAALFDAYRAAAPRQFSSAI is encoded by the coding sequence ATGTGGACATATCACCCCCAACTCCTCGCCAAGCCGGTGCCGCGCTACACCAGCTACCCCACCGCAGCCGATTTCGGCCCGCTGGCGGACGGCACCATCGAGCAGGCAATCGCCGGGGCGGCGGGCGACATCTCGCTTTATCTCCACATCCCCTTCTGCGAGCAGATCTGCTTTTACTGCGGCTGCAACACCGGCAAATCGGGCAAGCGCGCGCGGGTGGAGGCCTATCTGGCCGCACTGCATCAGGAACTGGCGACCGTCGCCAGCCTGCTGCCCGCCGGTGTCCGCGTGCGACGCATCGCCTTTGGCGGGGGTAGCCCCAATGCGATCGAAACGGGCGACTTCCTCGCCCTCGTCGAAGCGCTCCACGCCCACTTCCCGCTGCACGCGCCCGAATGGTCGATCGAACTCGACCCGCGCAGCCTGACCGCCGAATGGAGCCGCGTGCTCGGCAGCCTCGGGGTGACCCGCGCAAGCATGGGGGTGCAGACCTTCGCGCCGCACTGCCAGAAAGCCATCGGGCGCGAACAGCCCACCGCGATGATCTGCCGCAGCGTCGACTGGCTGCGCAGCAATGGGGTGACCTCGCTCAATTTCGATCTGATGTACGGCCTTCCGCATCAGACCATGATCGATCTCGCCGACAGCCTCGATCTGACCGCGACGCTCGGCGCGGACCGGGTGGCGGTGTTCGGCTATGCCCATGTCCCGCATCTGGTGCCGCGCCAGACGATGATCCCCGATACCGCGCTGCCGGGAGCCGAAGCGCGCTTCGCGATGGCGGCGGAGGCTCACGCCCGGCTGACGGCGCGCGGCTATGACGCGATCGGCTTCGATCACTTCGCCCTGCCGCACGATCCCATGGCGCGCGCCACCCGTGAAGGGCGGTTGCGGCGCAATTTCCAGGGCTTCACCGACGACCCCGCCGAAGTGCTGATCGGCATGGGCGCGAGCGCGATCAGCGGCTTTCCCGGACTTCTCGCCCAGAACGAAAAGCACACCGGGCGCTATCGCCAGCTTTCGGCAGAAGGCCGGCTGAGCGCGAACCACGGCATCGCCCGCTCGCCCGACGACCTCGCGCGCGGCGCGGTGATCGAGGCGCTGCTGTGCCATGGCGAGGCCTGCCTCACCCCCGCGCTGCTGGCAGAGGCGGAGGATCGGCTTGCTCCCTTCATCGCCGCCGGCCTCGCCGCGCTCGATGGCGAGCGGCTGACGATCCGGCCCGGCGGCTTGCCCTATGCCCGCGGCATCGCTGCGCTGTTCGACGCCTACCGCGCCGCGGCACCGCGCCAGTTCAGCTCGGCGATCTGA